A window of the Motacilla alba alba isolate MOTALB_02 chromosome 17, Motacilla_alba_V1.0_pri, whole genome shotgun sequence genome harbors these coding sequences:
- the TOR1B gene encoding torsin-1B isoform X2 yields the protein MARSVPLLWVLLPGLAALEPLSVGLAIGVASALTGYLSHPRFYCSYVECCPRAGQRLNASALKAQLDNRLFGQHLAKDVVLKAVLGFSNNPSPKKPLMLSLHGWAGTGKNFLSQILAEQVHPAGLRSKFVHLFLATLHFPHHDQVKLYKEQLQNWIRGNVSACPSSVFIFDEMDKMHPGVIDAIKPFLDYYEEVDGVSYRKAIFIFLSNAGGDLINKAALDFWTSGKRREDIQLKDLEPLLSVGVFNNKNSGLWHSSIIDRNLIDYFVPFLPLEQRHVKMCVRAEMAARGYAVDERIVQEVADEMTYFPKEQRIYSDKGCKTVQAKLDIHEDLVMRDTNTRG from the exons ATGGCGCGCTCGGTGCcgctgctgtgggtgctgctgccggGGCTGGCGGCGCTGGAGCCGCTCAGCGTGGGGCTGGCCATCGGCGTGGCCTCGGCGCTCACCGGCTACCTGTCCCACCCCAGGTTCTACTGCAGCTACGTGGAGTGCTGCCCCCGCGCCGGGCAGCGCCTCAACGCCAGCG CGCTGAAGGCGCAGCTGGACAACAGGCTCTTCGGGCAGCACCTGGCCAAGGACGTGGTGCTGAAGGCGGTGCTGGGCTTCAGCAACAACCCCAGCCCCAAGAAGCCGCTGATGCTGTCGTTGCACGGCTGGGCCGGCACCGGCAAGAACTTCCTCAGCCAGATCCTGGCCGAGCAGGTCCACCCCGCCGGCCTGCGCAGCAAGTTCGTCCATCTCTTCCTGGCCACCCTGCACTTCCCCCACCACGACCAGGTCAAGCTGTACAAG GAACAGCTGCAGAACTGGATTCGAGGCAATGtcagtgcctgtccctcctCTGTCTTCATTTTTGATGAGATGGACAAAATGCATCCGGGTGTCATCGATGCCATCAAGCCCTTCTTAGACTATTACGAGGAGGTTGATGGGGTGTCCTACAGGAAAGCCATCTTCATCTTCCTCAG CAATGCAGGTGGTGATTTAATTAACAAAGCAGCTCTTGACTTCTGGACAAGTGGAAAGCGCAGGGAAGATATTCAGCTGAAAGACCTGGAGCCCTTGCTGTCTGTAGGAGTCTTCAACAACAAGAATA GTGGGCTGTGGCACAGTAGCATCATTGACAGGAACCTTATTGACTACTTTGTCCCTTTCCTGCCCTTGGAGCAAAGGCACGTGAAGATGTGTGTCAGGGCTGAAATGGCAGCCCGTGGCTATGCTGTGGATGAGAGGATTGTTCAGGAAGTGGCTGATGAGATGACCTACTTCCCCAAGGAGCAGAGGATCTACTCTGATAAAGGCTGCAAGACTGTACAGGCCAAGCTGGATATTCATGAAGACCTTGTGATGAGAGATACGAACACCAGGGGTTGA
- the LOC119709038 gene encoding torsin-1A-like, whose product MNLRRGALRAALALVLLPLLTPAGAVEPISVGLAIAGAAASALTGFISYPRLYCYFRECCLHRHDPRAAAALQENLDKKLFGQHLVSKVVVKAVRGFLNNTNAKKPLALSLHGWTGTGKNFVSKIVAESIYKRGLQSKYVHQFVATLHFPHAHSINLYKDQLQSWIRGNVSVCPRSLFIFDEMDKMHAGLIDSIKPFLDYYELLDGVSYRQAIFIFLSNAGAEKITEVALDFWRNGRTREDIQLTDIQNALSVSVFNNKNSGFWHSTLIDRNLIDYFIPFLPLEYKHVKMCVRVEIESRGYAVDEDIVSRIAEEMTYFPREERIYSDKGCKTVDAKLDYYYDF is encoded by the exons ATGAATCTGCGGCGGGGCGCGCTGCGGGCGGCCCTGGCGTTGGTGCTGCTGCCGCTCCTCACGCCGGCCGGCGCCGTGGAGCCCATCAGCGTGGGACTCGCCATCGCGGGCGCCGCCGCCTCGGCCCTCACCGGCTTCATCTCCTACCCGCGGCTCTACTGCTACTTCAGGGAGTGCTGCCTGCACCGGCACGAcccgcgcgccgccgccg CTCTGCAGGAGAATCTGGACAAGAAGCTGTTCGGGCAGCACTTGGTGAGCAAGGTGGTTGTAAAAGCCGTGAGGGGTTTCTTGAACAATACCAACGCCAAAAAGCCTCTCGCGCTTTCCTTGCACGGGTGGACTGGAACAGGCAAAAACTTTGTCAGTAAGATCGTCGCCGAAAGCATTTATAAAAGAGGTCTGCAGAGTAAATATGTCCATCAGTTCGTGGCAACTTTACACTTTCCTCACGCTCACAGCATCAATCTCTACAAG GACCAGCTGCAGTCGTGGATTCGGGGCAATGTGAGCGTCTGTCCCCGGTCTCTCTTCATATTTGATGAAATGGATAAAATGCACGCGGGGCTCATTGACTCAATCAAGCCCTTCCTGGACTACTATGAGCTGCTGGATGGGGTGTCCTACAGACAAGCCATCTTCATCTTCCTCAG CAATGCAGGAGCTGAAAAGATAACAGAGGTAGCACTAGATTTCTGGAGAAATGGGAGGACAAGGGAAGATATCCAGCTCACAGATATCCAAAATGCACTCTCTGTGTCTGTcttcaacaacaaaaata GTGGGTTTTGGCACAGCACCTTGATTGACAGAAACCTCATTGACTACTTCATTCCTTTCCTGCCTCTGGAATACAAACATGTGAAAATGTGTGTCAGGGTTGAGATTGAGTCTCGTGGCTACGCTGTGGATGAAGACATTGTGAGCAGGATAGCTGAGGAGATGACCTACTTCCCCAGAGAGGAGAGAATCTATTCAGATAAAGGATGTAAAACTGTGGATGCAAAGCTGGATTATTATTATGACTTCTAA